CGTTCGACGTCTGGAAATATTATACGCGTGTCCTCCGCTCGCACGGAGGTACGCCCTCTCGGAAGGCTACGAAGGCGATCCGATGATCCCAGCCGCGGATCGTGGGATCGTGGAATCGTTGCTAGACTCTAAAAGGCTTGGAAAAACAGTCGGAAGAACGTAGCTGACGAAGAAGACGACAACGagatgttttccttttttttctttcttttcttttcttttttaacttttctcGCGTCCCTGTTTGCTTGCTCGCTCGTTTGGTTGCTCGTTACTCGTTACTCGTTTTGTCACTCAGGTGATTAGTTAGAAAGATGCTTTGTACTCAGCCGACCCTAAGGACGGGAATTGGTTAGTAATTAATAGTCGCGTGTGTCTCTCCGTTGAGTGTTCGTTCTTAATCAGTACGTGGTACACAGTGATAAGAGCTACGGGTGCAAACACGTGcagaattacaaataaatacgatGATTAACAAGCGCAATGTACAATAGGCGAACGAAAAcaaagaagagagagagagatgttgcgagcaaaacaaaaaagaaaaaaaaaattaaacgttgatAATTACCGTTTAATTGATTACCTTAAAAAATTGAGATCATTTtcgtgtgtgtatgtgtgtgtgtgtgttgcGTGTGTTCGTGGCGGGATACCCGGCACCTCACGCCCGTGGAGTCTCGTCGTGATTGTGCAAACGACTTTCGCaaagaatcgattcgaaactAACGATTTTCGAGGGATCTGGGGGGGTTTTGGGTTGACGAATCTACCGTTGGCGATTAATCGGACGATTTGGCTCTGCGTATGGTTGTGTCGATGATGCACGGCGTGTacatattacagaaaaaaaaatgaaaaaaaaaatatatatatagaaaatgtatgaaaaaaatggCAGAGGATCGATCTCTCTGCGTGACTATACAAAGTGGATTGgcttttgtacaaaaatttgtaccggcgcgcgcgcgcgcgcgcgtatcGTCAGCGTACATACTTGCCACCTCTGGTTAACGTCGCGAAATGTTTGTCATCTAGGCTTGGACTAGCTAAATACGATTACGATTCTACCAACAcgaaaccatttaaaaaaatgtacaatcgGATGCGCTACGTTCCTTCATCCTTTCACCCTTTCATCCTCCTATCTCATGGCGTTTATCCATAATATTCTCTCGCAATCTACTCTGTCGAAGTCTCTCTGCGTACGACAAAACGTAGCCGATTCACTACCCgcgcgtttcgtttcttcgattaCCGTGAATCAGCCTCAATCATGTATTCTTCCAGCCTGTCCCTCCTCCTGGCTGCCTTGTCACGTCTTCATGCTCCTTCGACGACGTCCTGAACACGACGAGGGATCCCTGTATCGTCTCCGATTCTCCCCCGTCTCCGTACGCTCGCGACATCCTACCGTGATTCGTGTAAAAGATCCATATAAAAAGGGAAGCCccgattaaaattgtattctgcGATGTTCCTCTCGTGCGAATCTGTGTTCAGTTTCACCTGACTCATTCCCATATGCTCGTCACCTCGGTTTCAACCCGCGGTCTAACGTTGCATTCCTCCGAAAAAacgtgaaatagaaaaatggcAGTGCAAACGTGTACTCGCTTCGGTAAACAATTATACGCGTCTAGGACAACGACGACGGTACCGTGGACGATCCCTCGTGGTAACGGGTTTCGTCGCGTTTGGTCTTTGATCCCTTCGAGGGTAATTCTCGGTCGGTTCGCGTGATTTACCTCATGTGATCACGTCGAACGTTCGGCTAAGGTTCCCAAGTCGTGGGTGTGCTCGGTGGTGTGTCGCTGGTTCACGTAAGGCTCGTTGATCGGTGTTGCCTGTTCAGCGACGAGATCGATCGATTCCTGGTACGGTTCGTGGTCATCGAGGGCTGGAACCGTGGCCCCCGACGATCACTCATCCAATGGCCCCACCCTCCTGATACGGGCCAGTTATCATGCACGGATGCATGGGGAAGAGCGTCGTCCAGGTCATTGTGGTGTAGGTGGGCGATCTCATCATGAACTGGGAGCTGGGAACGCTGGGTATGTGAGGAAGCGGCGTGGTCTTCTCGGTGGTGGTCGCGCTGGCTGGGCTGGTGGGTGTCGACGGTGTTGATAACGTTTGCGACGTGGTCGACGAGCTGGTGGTGGTGGTCGTGGCGGTGACGCCTAGCTTCCTGAGTCGCATCTTCTCTTCCCACTCGTCCCAACCGTGTCTCGGTCGGTTGAGGTTGCGGTGCTGGTAGAAGACCAAGCTGATTCTGGTCGGGTTGATACGGTTGGGCTTCTTCAGGGCCGTGGTAGCGTGCATTTCGTGCTTGGCGCACTCAAAAAGGACGCTGCCATGGCCCAGCGCTATCGCGACTCCCCCCATTTGCGAGTCCTTGAAGCACTCTTCGTTGTCGGAGTAATCTGCTACCTCGCCGAGCGGCTCCGCTTTGGGCGGTGGCTCCGGTAACACTGGGAAGTAAGGTGGCGGTCCGTATATGTCCCATCGAGGAGTGTCCCACCTAGCCCAGCCAGGATTCAAGCCCTGATACGGGGGCACTCCTTGATAAGGGTACTGCGGCGAGGGGAAGCAAGCTTCTCTCTTTGGTTGCTGATAGAATTTCGGCGGATACTCCGGCGTTTGAGGATGATACGGCTGGTGGTAGTTGTAGCCTTCCCAAGTGTTGGAATAGGGTTTGTCGAATACAGGGTACGTAGGGTACCCGTACTGAGGGAAAGAAGCGTGGGGGTGTCCCAAGCCCTGCATCGCATGGAAGTCTTGCACTTGCTTCATCTCCTCCGGCCATGGGAAGCAGTTCGAGTTTGGATTCGCGGCGTTTTGTCTGGCATCGTGGAATCCTTCTTTCATCTTGTCCTCCGGCCAGTCCGGTCTCCGCTGATTGCCCGGGTGCGTCGCTACGCTGTTTTGTAACGGATTGCTAGGACTGTCCGCGTAAATGCCGCCACGCGCCGGCTCCTGAGGCTTGAGGAACGTtctattcgaagaattttgatATGTATTATCCGTGGCCGGATTCTGGTTGGCCGCTGTCCTCGACGGTGGCCTACCCTTTGGTACGCGAAACGGAGAAGGATCGGACGGCGCTTCCCAGCTGTGCTGCTTCGATTGGTCCGGATGCGGTATCCTGTCGTTCCAATTCAAGGTTCTCTGGTGCTCCATTTGCGCTTGATGATTCCTTTCGGCGTTCACTTGATCGTTGTAGGTTTGTTGCTGCTGGTCGAACGCCCTGACTTGTTCGGGATACCAAGAACCAAGCATGTTCCAGCTGCCCGCTTGATCGGAGGGGACTGGTGACATTTGATTCATTCCGGACGATTTCTGTTCCTGCAGTTTCTGTGCGCGATATTTCCTTTGATCGATTGTCCCTAACGCGTGAGCGTCGGTCTGCTGATTACTCGGTGGCAGGTGCGAAGGATTGTGAAGCAATAGATCCGGATTCGTAGCACCGAATGGTTTATGACTAGCGTTGTCCATACAGGAGGATACCGAGAGCCCAGAGAATACATCCGCGTTGGGGTCGTTGTGCTGACCCTCGTATGGAAAATTCCTCGTCGACTGAACGGCGTGCGATGGGTAGTGGCCTTGTATTCTATTCGCAAAGTGTTGTTCGCTCTGCGACTTCTGAGCCTCCAAGTAATTCTGCGTCATGGGGTATTTTTGCTGACTAGAATCTTGCACTGGTTTTGAGAACGATAATTTCGATTGATCGCAACCCTGGCCAACGTTACGTAGACTGTTCGGATTGTGCGGTTGGTTTGCACGGACGAGCATGCCCCTTTGATCTAAATGAGGCTGGAAACTCGGACAATTGGCCTTCGGGGATGGACTGGCTTGTCTGTTATCGTAGACGTTTGGATAGTTTCTAGCAGCGGGAGGATGGTTGTAGCCCGTTTCTGGGTATCCCGGGTTTCTCGACGGAGCCATTTTCTGTTCATGAGGAGTCGAAGGACAACCCCTCGGTGACATGGAGTACGCAACATCCACGGGCGTTCCTGCATGAGAATTCCTAGGTGATATGGGGTGAGCCCTCGGTGAATGCGGATAGCAATTCCTCGGCGAGTCTATGGTGGAATTGGGCAAATTGCGAGAACCTGGCCGATGTTCGTCCTGAGAAATCGCGCTTCTAGGCCTTGTATCGTCCAGACTCGTGCTGTCGGGGTCGACTTTCACGTCTCTGTCCAGACCGCCGAACGAATACTCGCCCCACGGATTCAACCAGTTGTTCTTCCGTTGATCGAGCCACCCGTTCCTACCCCACTGCTGCTCGTTCTGGCAACCCCAACCTTGATACATGGACACCGGACTGTCTAGAACGGTAGATGATACCTGGGAGCTCTGTAACTGCGCGTCCATCCCTTCGAACATGGACGCCATCTCCAGGGACAGTTGTGGGTCCCTCATTTGCGGCCTTGCTGGTTCTTGGTGTCCCTGTACACGACTTGGCTCCGAGACTTTCTCGGTGGTATTCTTCGAGCCGTCCTTCTTATTGGTCACCGTGTCGAGCTCGtcctcttttctcttcttgcCATGTCGTCTACAGGGTTGAAGGGGGACTGATCGGACTCTGACTTCGCAGGGATACCTGTGTCAGCAATGTTCCATGTAATTAATCAGTCGGAAACAGTGATCACGCAGGGGCCTTAATCCTTGTTACGTAGGAGTCTCTTACTTTGATAAAACTTCTACAGCTCCGGCGCGAACCTTCTCATCCTGTCCATCCTTTGACCCGTACTCATCCGTGGTGTCCATTATGTAAAGGGGAAGCACGTGCAATTGTTCGTCTTCGGGTTTGGATAGAGTTCGGTGTTTCGTTACCGTCACCACCTGCAAAGTGAACCACACACATAACTATTTCGTCCTAGTATAAACAGAAATGTCGAGGTATAAGTTTCCTTCGAGTTACTTACCACGGTACATCCATTGTTCATGTTGTGAAGATCACGATGAGAGTGTGCGCAAAAGTCAATGCAGGCCGTGACACCGGAGAACGGTCGGCCAGGTTTGAATCCTAAACGGCATTCGCTCGCTTCTCGTTCGAACTGCGTCTGATTGTTGAAGGCTTCCGGTGCGAGGCTGAGATAAAGAGGCGATAGGAGTGTTGCCAGGACGTGCATTCTTTCTTCGACTTCTTGCTCCTGGAAGAAATGACGCGTTATCATCGTTAGAAGTGGTGGGATAACCTGGAAGAGTAGTAGAAGGTATACTAGTAGAAGATATCCTACCTCTGATCGCACTGACAATCGAAATTTACGGACGGTTTTACTTCTGGCGTATTTGCAACCATTATAATACATGGACCAGGAACATCCAAAGGAGAAGCTCGCACCGCAACTGTCGGGATCGAGTCCCTGGCAAGCACAAGTTCTCGGTTCGTTCGTTCCACATCTCCTAGTCGTGGGAAGACCGAAACGATTCAATTTGTGGCTCAACAGGGAGTAGATCCGATCGGCCTCGTGGGTTGGCACACCCTCCCAAGCGACCATAGCCACGACGATCCAGGCTGTCGGGCACTTGTGTCCTTGACGATGTTTCACTATGGTTAGGATCTTCTCTTCCACGCCGGATCGTCGAATTATCTAGCGAATCACTGATATTACAATCCCGTCATCAAGGTGGAACAGAGAAGTCTTAGTGGACGATTCAGAGCGATTGGACCAAGACATGGGCGATAGATCGAGAAAAGTTCCGGGGGATGTGAAGGTGGATTGATATATTCGCTTACCCACTTGGCCATAGGACATCCCTGGGTGGTTTTGCCCTCCTTTCCAGTGTAGATGACCTTTTCGAATCTTATGGCGTTTCCCTTAAGGCCGGTTCTTCTTTCAAGATCGTTCCGTAGGTCGGGCAAGTTTGCAGCCGCCCCGAGGTGAGTGTAGTACGAGCCGGGCTCTGGCGGACCTTGTGGTTGAACCTCATTTTACTTACGAAACCGGACGTTTCAACGAAAGGAAGCAACAGAAGCGGAAACATTTATGCCACGTATGTAGGTATGCCCCCTGAGAAAGGGGGGTAAGTTAGGTTACGTGCATTCTTCTTTGGGTCACTGTATCGAGGCGCATAATCGGTGTATGTCGGTTGTGATATTAGTAGTACAGTGGTCCTTAAGAgaattttcttacttttttttccggtaacgtttcaaattttttgttcaatttgtttatactttCTACATTTCGTGTAACGGATACATAGTCGTGGTTAGTGTGTTCTCTCAATGTTAGTGTCGTGCTGAATACGCGAAAGCAACTCACATTTATCGGCGGGGAAGCAGTTGCAGTCCGGTACTTCGGTCCTGACATTGTTCTTCAGTTTGTCCAAGTGATCTTGCAATTTTGTCGTCGACGGGACACCGCCGCTTCTAGGACTCTGCGGACCTTCGTTCTTTACGTCGGACTTCTCGGCTGAGTCGGCCAATATCTCGTCCCTGGTCTGGAGACCTTGGCAACAACCCTCGCGCAGATGCTCGGGGGTGGGCTGCTCGGTGCCGCCTCTTCGGCAACACCAAGAACCGACGCCGGGCGATACTTTTGCGGGGCCACCGTCTCCGCGGAACATGTAACTGATGGAGCCCTCGTGGCATCTTTGATCGGGCTCgattttgatttctttcgaCGCGCAGCTCTCGCTCTTCGAGGAAGCTGCCGGGGAGGGCACGCACT
The sequence above is drawn from the Hylaeus volcanicus isolate JK05 chromosome 2, UHH_iyHylVolc1.0_haploid, whole genome shotgun sequence genome and encodes:
- the LOC128884676 gene encoding uncharacterized protein LOC128884676 isoform X2, producing the protein MQQSKDNLNPAANQQTGGLRNGNPPPPVVSMSPGVMPFYGDTSAGFRPAAGFGNTVWHQGVTPVGAVAVETSAAPWPPQQFIQQIPAPNQLEELRYHTQYTAAASYHPQPVAYQQQTFITTDQSAFQRAGATGQYTITGQPSPLPPVAPQTVPSTAQRPLNGQFMDPAATATQSVGYERQDYVNGYQQQDVTMAPPPSTTPTSRSSSVHMDNQQQQQTPQQPQSQPQQPQTDTQVKGFATIAASNVSGNEMPGYPLQPGPQSLHNSNGYPGYVEMGQQQVQNQWQSQVAQQQSHQQQQQQQQHMQRQHSVPDGGQRHIWSDTSTAAKMNNVNNNMSWSDGTLQQQQHQQQKQPQSQQQSGMQSNSMKAQEQQQQQSMQMQAQQELPRPASHMSWETSSVKEPQTPQSWSDNTDNQQQQTQGNWSRQSPKLRDNQNPRLTPSSQQQSQHQGWLQHSPKLSDHQQNPSHQSARMTPSGQHNWQQSSPEMQAQQNSNQQNPRLTPSGQQITQQQQQQQQQQQQQQQQWSQQTKIEKNPRLTPSNQMSWPDTPTSQPNWSPNSIKSDSSQQPQQQWPDSQPSPRRTPGHQPAAWQPQPPAQENKMDNQMSWSPNSVTENQPTWGQQATKQDMQNSGERVLWQQQATDTGKPNGFSDNQDAQESNVFAQSNRVNLNSRLKSMILNKQQQQQQQQQQQQQQQQQQQQQQQQQQQQQQQQQQQLQHQQMQQQQSQHQMSHQEQQHHNLHHQMQSQHVNSNSGTNGDYHAEDRLRESHENAEKLQEKQADQYLNQSNIVTMAQSNESLTGNFLLHSHHPRVDSLPDGGGLWEWSGGGNALNNGITAIDSFMKYDTSEKTAHQKPCEKQQQSQQHEQHREQTQQQKQQELWKEGGCKSNDNQTIDDKSFQRELGIEQNDEKMFEKCQKNADKDKSETENGLEFPETSRVALVAEDDPPYVESTDKTTSSNANSSNCDSSQIIKQENVGDYGYSGSECVPSPAASSKSESCASKEIKIEPDQRCHEGSISYMFRGDGGPAKVSPGVGSWCCRRGGTEQPTPEHLREGCCQGLQTRDEILADSAEKSDVKNEGPQSPRSGGVPSTTKLQDHLDKLKNNVRTEVPDCNCFPADKCPPEPGSYYTHLGAAANLPDLRNDLERRTGLKGNAIRFEKVIYTGKEGKTTQGCPMAKWIIRRSGVEEKILTIVKHRQGHKCPTAWIVVAMVAWEGVPTHEADRIYSLLSHKLNRFGLPTTRRCGTNEPRTCACQGLDPDSCGASFSFGCSWSMYYNGCKYARSKTVRKFRLSVRSEEQEVEERMHVLATLLSPLYLSLAPEAFNNQTQFEREASECRLGFKPGRPFSGVTACIDFCAHSHRDLHNMNNGCTVVVTVTKHRTLSKPEDEQLHVLPLYIMDTTDEYGSKDGQDEKVRAGAVEVLSKYPCEVRVRSVPLQPCRRHGKKRKEDELDTVTNKKDGSKNTTEKVSEPSRVQGHQEPARPQMRDPQLSLEMASMFEGMDAQLQSSQVSSTVLDSPVSMYQGWGCQNEQQWGRNGWLDQRKNNWLNPWGEYSFGGLDRDVKVDPDSTSLDDTRPRSAISQDEHRPGSRNLPNSTIDSPRNCYPHSPRAHPISPRNSHAGTPVDVAYSMSPRGCPSTPHEQKMAPSRNPGYPETGYNHPPAARNYPNVYDNRQASPSPKANCPSFQPHLDQRGMLVRANQPHNPNSLRNVGQGCDQSKLSFSKPVQDSSQQKYPMTQNYLEAQKSQSEQHFANRIQGHYPSHAVQSTRNFPYEGQHNDPNADVFSGLSVSSCMDNASHKPFGATNPDLLLHNPSHLPPSNQQTDAHALGTIDQRKYRAQKLQEQKSSGMNQMSPVPSDQAGSWNMLGSWYPEQVRAFDQQQQTYNDQVNAERNHQAQMEHQRTLNWNDRIPHPDQSKQHSWEAPSDPSPFRVPKGRPPSRTAANQNPATDNTYQNSSNRTFLKPQEPARGGIYADSPSNPLQNSVATHPGNQRRPDWPEDKMKEGFHDARQNAANPNSNCFPWPEEMKQVQDFHAMQGLGHPHASFPQYGYPTYPVFDKPYSNTWEGYNYHQPYHPQTPEYPPKFYQQPKREACFPSPQYPYQGVPPYQGLNPGWARWDTPRWDIYGPPPYFPVLPEPPPKAEPLGEVADYSDNEECFKDSQMGGVAIALGHGSVLFECAKHEMHATTALKKPNRINPTRISLVFYQHRNLNRPRHGWDEWEEKMRLRKLGVTATTTTTSSSTTSQTLSTPSTPTSPASATTTEKTTPLPHIPSVPSSQFMMRSPTYTTMTWTTLFPMHPCMITGPYQEGGAIG